DNA sequence from the Rhizoctonia solani chromosome 10, complete sequence genome:
gtcagtgacatgtatgcatgagtaaggccaactgcggattgggattcttattggattagatattgcatataatgtatttgtaattagttcatctgtagaatatataaggaggccaaccaaccatggtaacacccaggttgacctcttgttgcactccacactgtacaaggccttaggccagtaattacttagcAGCACCCcacttgtacttgttgccttaagcggctctctcattgtagttacatagcttgccattgcccttacggccctGGTCACTGTACTtggatagttagttgttgtaggtagcgcctccaccgccttaagcggtttacaCTTAGTTCCatacggcctcaagcacccgctacctagacaacccttattgaccttaagttgttgcaaaccgtgcccacaagcacattgttgtagacacactcaataccagggaatttattcccattttctcgaatttaaacaaagttgaacggacaacatttttaatcacgtgacttcggcgcttatatcctacgctaagcgccaagccacgtccccatccgcgcttatctcagcatacgtagccacctccacttgatgacatcactatgacacgtcagtgacacgtatcatgagtaaggccaactgcagaacggggttcttatttgatacagtattggcttagtgtatttgtaattagctctaccttgtatataaggaggcccaccaaccatggtaacacccaggtcaattacctcttgttgcatcccccatCTGTACAGGACTTACAGTCCAGAAACCACTTAGacacacgccttaagcgttggactcactgtacttatGTAGCTTGCCACCACCTTACAgcgtgtggtcattgtagttaggtagctCGTCATTGCAGGTAGCACCCCCACTGCCTTATGTGGTTTCTCACTCAGTACATACGGCCGCAagtgcctgctgccttgacgccccttaaggacgtctagacACACTACTCAGTCTCAACAAACAAAGgtccctgtactagcacaagggaaatcacctgattgggcttgcctttgctatcaataatcaaactagcgttggccccaggtagtaccaattgctataaggcagacagaTTCTGATCGTCCGTGTACCACTGGTCACTGCACCCTTTTTCAGCGGAGCTAGccagcagatccacctgcttgcagaaacccgttccacatcacgcctgtacacggcagttgattggtcaaaAGGACTGTTCAATGCTAGGCAGTTGACGCAAGCTCTTAGCGCTAGCACACataaagcaacccataagtcctgttataggcacccttggctacataGCCTCCACTTTCCCCtacttgcccaccattacctcctgtacTCCCTCTTGcacttcctcccgcgcctcccagcgcaccgcttcccaccaaggccgttcCTACCCTcatgaaatggcaacccATTCCTGGAGCACCGCTCGTCCCTgtcccctctcaatcaaggagagctgggacccactcttccggcaacTGCCAATGAGTCAGCAAGCCTCAAACCCAAGGTCTACGGGGAAATCTCCCTTGGCTGcgcaatctccctcctcctgggattgcaaaatcaAGTCCTCCGGCTTGAGCGGGAACTTGAGGAACAAAAGGAAGCcacaaaggaagcccaagactggatgggagcagtcaaTCAAGCCCTTGCTTGCgttgaggctaggggtggagccccacatacaccagaagaccagaAACCCCCGGCAGttgaggccacgcccaggcccttacccaaaaccaacccttttccagcgcctagtgtgccccttgttgcctgggccaaccccacaAGAGCTCCCCCTGCCTTTGCGCAGCCAACTCCCGTCCGGGCTCCCCTGCAAGTCCATACtcccctccacctttgcctatctGGCTCTGCTTGCCCCAAGTCCCAGCAGCCCCTATAGCTGCTTATCAAACCCCAGTCAAggtggaccaccctgacgcctacaCTGGGAAGATTGGGAACAAAGCCCAACAATGGCTCACCAGGATGCTGGCATGGGTCTGCCTCAACCagcggatgttccccacggatcaGGAGACGCTGTCTTTTctcctgatgaatatgaaggacgtAGCAGGGGCTTGGGCTCATCCCCACCttgatcaacttgggtcccacagggccctaaTTCAAACAGTTGATGACTTTAGAATGGAGTTTTTGGCCGCATTTGGGAATCCAGATGCCACGCAAGCCGCCAAGCGGCAAATTACccaccttactcagacaggtacctgtgctgagtacatcacaaagttcaggaccattgctatggacctggactggaacaacgccgccCTACGcgggcaatttgcacgtggccttcactgggaggtcagccgcctcattgccacCCGTGAGCGGCGCCCCACCActctccttgagctgcagaatgcggctctggtcattgataacgccctccgcaaggagcgcgccagccacccactgaagggtaataagtctggcacTACCTCCActacccccaataggggggcaagtaccagccaacaggccacaagaccagggcgcctttccagcaatcccaactttgtctccaaggaggagcggaaccgccgcagggctgaaggcctctgcatcaagtgcggaaaaactggccacaagtttgcggaatgccgcaccgGCTGGAAGGCCGCACCTAAGGAAGAAGGTGTTAaaaaggaagccgccaaaattggtgaagagtctggacccaaattgggaaaagactaagggtacctgctgctgcgcgcaaggaccccaaggactctggcttgtgTTTGGAatattgtaatatatctGCGTCCCATAGAAATCAACCACTgttcacaattccaatacagccagagaaacaagcagaaacattagaagtcctgattgattcaggtgcaACATTGTCATTCCTACATCCCTGTACTGTGGAACTACTCTgcctcccactcattgacctcccCTCACCTTgcaccgttactatgcttgatgggttgagcccccaggctggcaaaatctggaagaaggcagttcTAACCTTCTCTCtttgttatgtatcacacaattttgcattcacagctcaccatccacaataatctgtatatatctgactttctgatttaatggccatttgactcctattttccattattcctgtcattactctatgtaacgctcatatcgactgtatgtgttacatatcgttcaatagagctccttccgctcgttctaacgctgcctgtcacgtgctcatacgataagatctcatggagatattagcttcacaagattctatctatgtggctcaagtaccttactaatcattatttgtatctttacatctagctcatcacatgactagctctaacttgggaaatgatccttattcctagcttagttgagtcatacctctcatgagattactaaggttctccttatctagtaatttctagtggcactgcaaatcctgcttatgagtcattctgcttgccaccagaatgactcacactaatgactcactctaagtgctcattggctgccaagcatttcttgatagactgagtcatgtatttagatgtttctatttttaactaattgcagttcaacccaagagcagccacattccatcctagtcatatctgtgccttcccacccaccaatcaaagtcttaggaagcacagtcctaagcaagtcatattcatactctgactaggtgaatgactcagtaaccttgccactctagggtataaaaggggactcttgcatacccttggagggcacccacccttcactcttaccactcactgttactgttgactgtcactcttgggtttgggcttgcccccctcaactGTGTGATAttttgtgcctcaagatttcaaataacttaaacttgtataagtggatctcccaagtacccatagtgtggaaaggttgtagacctgatacagagttcttaggttaagtgaacagaaggcaatcatccttaaagaaggatatatactaagtaaccagttagttcctgcaactaggagtgaaacttacataatctctgccaaagggaacctgagccagtactcttgctcttacagaaatacttactaagacactttacactgagaaaagatatatctgtagttgattgtattcaagatagctagacccagagaaccctaaagaagctacttctttacttagcttggaaattgggaaatcttccaacacagactctgctcagcaccagagtctcaacctcttttccccaatttacaacactcttgatggcaaacaaatgaccaagaccttcctcatatgtaacacagggttgcacgctgccatcttgggattgaaatggttggacgcccataacccagagattgattggaatttgCGCACCCTCACTTTCCCTCATACGCCcccagaacacgtggccattgccaaagaagaggaagctgacaaaaaTCCACTCAAAGGAGTACCCctgaataccatcaatacgccaaggtatttggggaagaagaattcaacaagcttcccccacacagacattacaacattggcattgaactgacagaagaaggccctctGAACTCCCCTCTGTATAGCATGACCAACGCTGAGTCAGCCACACtgaaggattggctcagagacaaactcaaggccaGGAAAATCCATCCCAGCAAATCgtccatcagttcccctgtcatgtttgtacccaagaaggatggctcccgccAATTAGTTGTTGACTACCATTGTCTTAACAaccggaccaagaagaacataTACCCGCTGCCCCAtccagatgaccttatggcccagctccgtggcgccaaaGTCTTCACTAAGTTAGATctgagatggggttacaacaacgtctgtgtcaaggaaggcaacaaatggaaaaccgctttccgcaccaaatacggcctatacaagtccctggtcatgacatttggcctgacaaacgctcctgcttccttccaacacttcatgaacaaattgttcaaggacctgcttgatgtatgcgtcatcatttacctcaatgacatcctgatttactccaaggatgacgcaacgCACGCGCAACACGTCCATGAAGTCCTACAGCGCCTGATGGAGAACCAACTATTTTGCAaggtgtcataacccatatctggaggggttattaccatatatatccactgtcaaagatatatatagtatatgtgatgcacagtgatataataatataagttgctgggggacattgcactccccctgcccccctagccgcaggccaatgttaagggagcccgcgggcaaggtctgaataatatattattatagaagagattatgtcatccccccccccacctcaaatccgtagtagtttagtatagtatttgataaaggactggagggggggaggtcatgtgaccctggtggactgtcagtctctaagtcatgagcccttagagtaatgacagttctgactgcatatatgtgagtatatgcggccttctaaagactgtagaatatcctattagtaggtggcttggtcaggagacatgccagcaaaggcatgggtcatgacacaagGCGTCCAAATGCATGTTCCACGTTACTTCCATGGAATACCTAGGAATCATTGTGTTGGACAAaggttttagcctggataaacttaagatccaggcagtccaGGAATGGCCAACGCCAaccaaggtcaaagaagtccaatccttcctagggtttg
Encoded proteins:
- a CDS encoding Retrotransposable element Tf2 protein, with translation MTKTFLICNTGLHAAILGLKWLDAHNPEIDWNLRTLTFPHTPPEHVAIAKEEEADKNPLKGVPLNTINTPRHYNIGIELTEEGPLNSPLYSMTNAESATLKDWLRDKLKARKIHPSKSSISSPVMFVPKKDGSRQLVVDYHCLNNRTKKNIYPLPHPDDLMAQLRGAKVFTKLDLRWGYNNVCVKEGNKWKTAFRTKYGLYKSLVMTFGLTNAPASFQHFMNKLFKDLLDVCVIIYLNDILIYSKDDATHAQHVHEVLQRLMENQLFCKVS
- a CDS encoding Retrotransposon-derived protein PEG10, producing MPLFSITRASHTGESLALSLKPKVYGEISLGCAISLLLGLQNQVLRLERELEEQKEATKEAQDWMGAVNQALACVEARGGAPHTPEDQKPPAVEATPRPLPKTNPFPAPTNSRPGSPASPYSPPPLPIWLCLPQVPAAPIAAYQTPVKVDHPDAYTGKIGNKAQQWLTRMLAWVCLNQRMFPTDQETLSFLLMNMKDVAGAWAHPHLDQLGSHRALIQTVDDFRMEFLAAFGNPDATQAAKRQITHLTQTGTCAEYITKFRTIAMDLDWNNAALRGQFARGLHWEVSRLIATRERRPTTLLELQNAALVIDNALRKERASHPLKGNKSGTTSTTPNRGASTSQQATRPGRLSSNPNFVSKEERNRRRAEGLCIKCGKTGHKFAECRTGWKAAPKEEGVKKEAAKIGEESGPKLGKD